GCCCAGGGAGGGGCCCTATAGAGCTCAGGGGGGGCCCTATGGACCCTACAGCCCCCAGAGTGCCCAACAAAGGGCTTCTATAGGTGCCCAGCAGCTGTAAAGGGTCCCTGACCCCACAGGTCCTGAGGGGGGGTGGGTACAGACCCCATAACACCTGGAGAGGGACCTACAGCACGGGGAGGGTCCTTACAGCCCCTGTAGGGCATGTGGAGGGGCCCTAGAGCCATGGAACCCCTGAGGAGGGGCCCTATAGATACTATAGGGGCTGGAAAGGACCTACAGGGTCCCTACAGCTTGGAGAGGGTGCTGATAACCCTGGGGGAACCCACAGGAAGGAGCCTATGGCCCTATGGGGGGGGTATGGACACCAGGggtgttcctgcagcccctgtaGGTGTTCCTATGGGCCCTACAGGATCCAGGGGGTCCCTGTAAACACCAGGGGGGttcccagagccagcagggagggtCTCTCCAGGATGGGAGGGGTCTCCCTGTGTGGGGAGGGGTCTCACAGGTGGGGGAGGGGTCTCCCTGtgtggggaggggtctcaccAGGTGGGGTCGATGACTTTGTACCAGGGCGGCATCAGCCCCTCGAGCCGCGAGGCCTCGTAATCCACGTGGGCGTCGTCGTAATCCTCAGCGATGATCTCCTCCTCGGGCTCTGGGCGGGGCATCAGCATGGCCACGCCCACCAGCCCAGACCCCGCCCACTGCCCAAAGCGCTGCCCAAAGCACTGCCACACCCACTGCCCCAATCCTCAGCAATGATCTCCTCAGGCTCTGGGTGGGGCATCAGCATGGCCACACCCATCGCGCCAAACCCCGCCCACTGCCACGCCCACTGTCCAAGCCACACTCTCTGTCCAAAGCCCACCCACAACCTTTGGTGTGAATCTCAGGCTCTGGGGCGTGGCCATCAGCCTGACCCCGCCCACTGCCACACCTGCAGCCACACCCAGTGCccgccccagcccctctccagtgCTGGGCAATGGGCTGGGGTGGGGCTGGGACGAGAGCCCCGCCACAGCCCAGAAGCACACCCACCAATGAgccacgcccctgccagagccacacCCACAGCCCAGAGCCACACCCACCAATGAGCCACGCCCTGCCAGAGCCACACCCACAGCCCAGAGCCACACCCACCAATGAGCCACGCCCTGCCAGAGCCACACCCACCAATGAGCCACGCCCTGCCCAGAGCCACACCCACAGCCCAGAGCCACACCCACCAATGAGCCACGCCCCCTGCCCAGAGCCTCACCCATCAATGAGCCACGCCTGCCCAGAGCCACACCCACTGTCCAGAGCCACACCCACTGTCCAGAGCCACACCCACCAATGAGCCACGCCCTGCCAGAGCCACACCCACTGTCCAGAGCCACACCCACCAATGAGCCACGCCCTGCCCAGAGCCACACCCACAGCCCAGAGCCACACCCATAGCCCAGAGCCACACCCACAGCCCAGAGCCACACCCACTCATGAGCCCCACCCTGGCCATAGCGCCACCCCACAGCGGAGACCACCACCCACAACTCAGAACCACGCCCACTGCCAATAGCCCCGCCCACTACCCCACCCCCACCTGGCAATCATTACCCGGGGTCTGGGGGCGGCCACACCCAGGTCACGCCCCCCAGCCCCACCCACCCAAGCCCCGCCCCCTCTCACCCGGGCTCCACGTGCTTGAGCAGCCCCCGCTTGGCCAGGCGGGACTGGAGAGCCACGGCAGCGGCATGGCCGGGAACGGCACCGGGAATGCACCGGGATCAGCACCAGCGTCAAACTGGAGAGAACACCAGGACACGGGGGTCAGCACCGGGACACAGCGGGTCCCACCGGGACAGCACCAAGAGACAGACTGGGGACAGCACcgggacacgggggacagcacCGGGAATGCACCAGGACACCGGGACAGCACCAAGAGACAGAATGGGGACAGCACCGGGACACGGGGGTCAGCACCGGGACAGCACCAGGGACACCGGGACAGCACCGGGACACGGGGGTCAGCACCGGGAATGCACCAGGAATACTGGGGACAGCACTGGACAGGGGGCAGCACCGGGAATACATTGGGGACAGCACCGGGAACAGCACCGGACAGGGGTCAGCACCGGGACATCAGGGGGACAACACTGGAGACAGACCGGGGACAGGACAAGGAATGCACCGGGAACACCGGGGACAGCGCCTGGGACAGACGGGACAGCAGCGGGACACCGGGCACAGGGGTCAGCACTGGGAATGCTCCGGGAACAccggggacagcagggggacaccggggacagggGTCAGCACTGGGAATGCACCGGGAACAccggggacagcagggggacacCGGGCACAGGGGTCAGCACTGGGAATGCTCCGGGACAGATCGGGGACAGCAGGGGGGACACCGGGCACAGGGGTCAGCACTGGAATGCTCCGGGACAGATCGGGGACAGCACGGTCTGGGGGCACGGGACAGAGGGGTCAGCACCGGGACAGGACCAGGGACACCGGCTGGGGGTACGGGACAGGGGCGTCAGCACTGGGAATGCACCGGGGACAGACTGGAATACCCCGGGAATCACCAGGGTCAGCACCGGGAACCAACCAGGACCCggctggggacacgggacagAGGGGTCAGCACCGGGAACACCCGGTAATACACCGGGAACCACGGGAACAGACCGGGAACCATGAGGAACAGACCGGGAATACaccgggaacactgggaatgcacCGGGAACCACGGGGAACAGACCGGGAATACACCGGGAACCACGGGGAACAGACCGGAAATACACCGGGAACACCTGGAATACACCGGGAACCACGGGGAACAGACCGGGAATACACCGGGAACCACGAGGAACAGACCGGGAATACaccgggaacactgggaatgcacCGGGAACCACGGGGAACAGACCGGGAATACACCGGGAACCATGAGGAACAGTGCGGGAACACCCGGGAATACACCGGGAACACATCAGGAACACACCGGGAACCCCGCAGAGCCCCGGACCCCACTGCGGGCACAGCACGGGGGTGCTCGGTGCCGGGACCCCCCGAATGTCCCCGggaccctcagagccccctcggTGTCTCGGGAAACCCCTCGAGCACCGGGGAGAGCCCCGGAACCGGCAAAGGAGCCCCGAGAGCCCTGGAACCCCCCTGAGCAGCGGGAAGTCCCCCGGGAACCACCCCGGGAACCCCAGTTTGGTCGCAGTTCAGTCCCAGTTCCCCCGGTTCGGTCTCAATTACCCCAGCCCCGGTCCCAGTTCGGTGCCAGTTACCCCAGTTCAATCCCAATTCAATCCCAGTTACCCCAGTTCGGTCCCAGTTACCCCAGTCCGGTCCCAGTTCGGTCCCAATtaccccagttcaatcccagttaccCCAGTTCGGTCCCAGTTCGGTCCCAGTTACCCCAGTCCGGTCCCAGTTCGGTCCCAGTTACCCCAGCCCGGTCCCAGTTACCCCAGTTCAATcgcagttcaatcccagttcggTCCCAGTTACCCCAGCCCGGTCCCAGTTACCCCAAttcaatcccagttcaatcccagttcaatcccagttaccCCAGCCCGGTCCCAGTtacccagttcaatcccagttcaatccAGTTACCCCAGCCCGGTCCCAGTTACCCCAATTCAATctcagttcaatcccagttaccCCAGATCGGTCCCAGATCGGTCCCAGTTCGGTCCCAGTTCGGTCCCGGCTCCCACCGGAAGCCGCCCCTGGCCTCGCGCCGCTCACGTGACCTCGCTGCCCCTTTGGCCCCGCCCCCGTTACCCCGGTAACGGCTCGGCGTTTCCGCCAACCACGTGACCCCCCTCCGACCAATCAGCCGCGGGACGGCGCGGGCGCCCGGCAATCAGCGCGCAGGAGCGCGGCGCGCGCGGCGCGGGACCCTCATAGGCGCCGCCATGTTGGGGGGGGGCGGCTGCCCCGCGCTGGTTTTGGGGGGTCTCCGTTCAAAATGgcggccctgggggctccgggcCCACCCCGAGCCCGCTCCCTCCCCCCCCCCTCACGGCACCAGGGCTCCAAAGACACCGGGAACCGAACGGGGGCTCTGCCCCTTTATTAAAACTGTGCTCGAGGGGTCAAAGGTCACCGGGCACGGGTCGGGAGGTCCCTGAGGCGGCCACGGGGGTCACAGTGCAAAGGTCACGCCCCGGAGGTGGGGCAGAGGTCAAAGGtcagcagagccctgagggggCAGAGGTCAAAGGTCAGCAGCAAAGGCCCCGGAGGAGAGCAGAGGTCAAAGGTCAGCAACAGGAGGTCACCAGGAGGTCCCTGAGGTTGGGGCCACCAAGAGAGGTCAGAGGGCCAGCACAGGGGTCAGCGGGGTCAGAGAGAGGTCAGgggtcagagatgacacagaggGGTCAGAGAGGGGTCAGGGGTCACAGAGACATCACAGAGGTCCCACAGAGATCAGCGGCTCAAGGCAGAGGTCAGAGGTCACCCAGAGGTCACAGGTCACGGGGTCAGGCCAGGCGGCAGCCCCGggagcgggggcgggggcggggccggggttgGTGGGCGGGGTCTGGGGAGGCCCCGGGGGGGCGGAGCTGCGGGGGGAGGGGGATGGGCTCCCCCAGGAACAGCCCCTCCcacgatgacgatgatgatgatgatgatgatgatgaaggccAGCGGGGACGGCCCCGGCCCCTCCCCCTCCGCAGCGCTGGGGGGGAGCCCCGGGGGGGGAGGGGCCGGGCCtggaggggtgaggggagggggcacaagggggtggggggaggggaggggccgGGGGCGGCTCCCAGGTCGGGCAGAGAGTGGcggtggggggaggggccgtggggggagggggcgggggcCGGTGGGGGCGGGGCCGgtgggggcggggcggggcgctgCCCCCAGCTCGGGCAGGGAGTGGCGGTCGGGACCTCCCCGGCGGAACCGGGGCTGCCAGCCTGCGGGGGAGGGGCCCGGTGAGCCCAGTtagcccagttcctcccagttcctcccagtgttcccagttactcccagtgagcctctccagggctgccccagggctCCCAGTAATTCCCGCACTGCTCCCCGTTCCCCAcaatcccagtcccccccagtgccccccgttCCCCAcaatcccagtcccccccagtgccccccgttCCCCCCCCAcaccctcccagttccccccagttccccctgTTCCCCCCCCACactctcccagttcccccagtccctccccattCTTCCCCCCCAGTCCCTGCCATTGCCCTCCCAaccttcccagtccctcccaatgccctcccagtccccccccagtccctctcccagttcctcccagtgctcccccagtccctcccagccccctCCTGCCCCCCACTCTCCCCATTCTCCCCCAAtgccctcccagtcccttccagctctccccagtccatcccatttcccccagttcctcccagtccatcccaattcaCCCCCGCAGTGCCTCCCACCGCCCCCTCACCCTCCCCATTCTCCCCCAAtgccctcccagtcccatccagttccccccagtcccattcccagtccctcccattccccccagtccctcccattcCCCCCAGTCTCACCAGCCGGGGGTGCCCCTCCCCAGGATCGCCTCCGGGGGGCGCTGCGGTGCCCGGggctgttgctgttgttgttcccGGTGCTGTTCCCGTTCCCGTGCTGTTCCCGTTCCCGGTGTTGCTGTTCCCGTTCCGGTGTTGCTGTTCCCGGTGTTCCCGTTCCCGGTGCTGTTGTTCCCGGTGCTGTTCCCGTTCCCGGTGCTGTTCCCGTTCCCGGTGCTGTTGTTCCCGGTGCTGTTGTTCCCGGTGCTGTTCCCGTTCCCGGTGCTGTTGTTCCCGGTGCTGTCGTTGTCGTTGCCGGGGGGCGCAGCGGGGGAGCAGAAGATTTGCCCCCCCCGGGGCAGGAAGGGCcggcccagcagggggcgcccgcAGGGGGCACAGCGGAAACAGCCGGGGAGGGGGTGCCAGTGCTGCCCCCTGTGGGTGACGTGGGGGTCCTGCAggcctggggacagacaggggacaatggggacagtgagggacccccAGACCACCCCGGGGACCCCCACAAACCCCCCCTGAACCCCCTTAGGGccctctgggacccccaaaacttccctggggacccccacactgcccctggggaccccaaacccccactGAAAACCCCCCAtgtacccccccccccccagggatccccaaacccccccagggaCCCTCTTAGGAccctctgggacccccaaaccgCTCCTGGGGACCCCCAACCTACCCCTGGGACCCCTAAACCCCCATTGGAGTCCCCCATAAACCCCCCTGAGGACCCCCTAAgtcccccctgggacccccaaactgcTCTGAGGACACCCTTAGGaccccctggggaccccccagaccccccaggaGCTGCCACATTGCCCCAATGGACTCCATcaggaccccccgggacccccaaactcgCCTGGGAACCCCCTTAGGACCCCACAGGGACCCTTTAAGACCCCCGGGGACCCCCAAATCTTCCCCCAGGGAACCCCAACCCGCCCCCCAGGGATCCCCTAGGACCCCCAAACTGCTCTGGCGACCCCAACACCCCCCCCAGGGACCCCTAAACTGTCCCTGGAGTCTCTCCCATAAACCCCCTGGGGACCCCAAAGCCCCCTAgggacccccaaactgccccagagACCCCCTTAGGAGCCTCTGGGGACTCCCTAGGACCTGCTCGGGACCCCCAAGACTTCCCCTGGGgagccccaaactgccccagggacccccaaatccaccctgggACCCCCATGAACCCCCCTGGGGACTCCCCAACCGCCCCTGGCACCTCAAAACCCCTCTGAGGACCCCTTTaggaccccctgggacccccaaacctctCCAAGGACCCCTTTaggaccccctgggaccccaaaaactgcccctgGTGACCCACAAAACTTCCCCTGGTGCCCCCAAACTCCCCATGGAGACCCTGAAACTCCCCTGGGACCCCCTTGGGGACCCCCACACCACTctgggaaccccaaaccccccttgGAGACCTTCATTAACCCCCCCGGGGGACCCCAAgtcccccctgggacccccaaacccctctagggaccccaaaaccccgtggGCCCTCTTAGgacccccccagggacccccatgcCCCCCATTGCCCCTCACCGATGGGGTCCCCGCAGGTGTCGCACAGgtgggcgcggcgggcgcggcagggggggcacaggggctgcccctcccccccgGGCACAGTTTGGGGGTCCAGGGCCCCCTCGCACTCGAGGCAGCGCAGGTGGCGCAGGTGCCAGCGGCGCCCCCCCGGCCTCGGCACAGGGACCCCCGAAAatcagctgggaatggggggaaatgaggggggtcagggacacagagacccccggggaccccctccccaaaatccccccgacCTCGGCGCAGGGACCCCCGAAAatcagctgggaatggggggaaatgagggggtcagggacacagagaccccccccaaaatccccctggccTCGGCACAGAGATCCCCAAAAatcagctgggaatggggggaaatgaggggggtcagggacacagagacccccggggacccctccccaaaatccccccagcctCGGCGCAGGGACCCCCGAAAAtcagctgggaatgggggaaagaGGGGGGGTCAAGGACAGAGAGACCCCCAAAGACCCCCAGAGACCCTCAGAGAGCCCCAGAGGCCCCAAAAAATCAGCTGGGGAGAGGAAATAGGGgggtcagggacacagagaccccTGGGACCCCTAGAGACCCCCAGAACGCCCCAAAGagaccccccagtgccccccaaaatTCAGCTGGGGGGCACCAAGGGGAGATGGGGAGAGGGGGGGCCCAGCACTCAAAGAACCCCTcggcaccccaaaaccacccagagCACCCCATAACCCCCTCATAACCACCCTGAGCACCCCATAACCCCTCATAACCACCCTGAGCACCCCATAACCCCCTCATAACCACCCATCCCCACCCATATCCCCTGTACCTCGTCACACCCGGAGCAGCAGTGCCACACGCTGTCCCCGTGGTGCCGCCCCATAACCACCCTGAGCACCCCATAACCACTGACAGCACCTCATACCCACCCATAACTGTGCAGAGCACCCCATAACCACCCCATAACCACACTGAGTACCACATAACCACCCTGAGCACCCCATAACCGCTCACAGCACCCCATAACTACACTGAGCACACCACAATCGTTGATAGCAtgccaaaaccaccccaaacccaccccataACCACCCTCAGCACCCCATAACTGCTCCCAGCACCCCATATCCCCTGTACCTCATCGCACCCGGGCAGCGGTGCCGCACGCTGTCCCCGTGCTGCCGCCCCATAACCACCCCGAGCACCCCATAACCACCCCATAGCCACTGACAGCACCTCATAACCACCCATATCCACTGCATAACTACCCCATAACCACCCCCAGCACCTTGTAACCACCCCATAACCACAGTGAGCACCCCATAACCACCCCATAACCACACCATAGCCACCCTCAGCACCCCATAAGTGCCCATAACCACCCCATAACCACTGATGGCACCCCATAACAACCCCATAACCACTGATAGCACCCCATAACCACACCATAGCCACCCTCAGCACCCCATAACTGCCCATAACCACCCCATAACCACTGATGGCACCCCATAACCACACCATAGCCACCCTCAGCACCCCATAACTGCCCATAACCACCCCATAACCACTGATGGCACCCCATAACCACACCATAGCCACCCTCAGCACCCCATAACTGCCCATAACCACCCCATAACCACTctcagaaccccataaccacatccCAGCACCCCATACCCACAATGAGCACCCCATATTCCCCCCATATCCCCCTTGTCAC
This sequence is a window from Melospiza melodia melodia isolate bMelMel2 unplaced genomic scaffold, bMelMel2.pri scaffold_456, whole genome shotgun sequence. Protein-coding genes within it:
- the LOC134434689 gene encoding LOW QUALITY PROTEIN: prickle planar cell polarity protein 3-like (The sequence of the model RefSeq protein was modified relative to this genomic sequence to represent the inferred CDS: deleted 1 base in 1 codon), which encodes MFTRGSRRRRSERAAQDPERGRPCRVCRELCPGFQEHPWRKLCQHCKCPRGEHVGGGVPPALQGVLARLLPESHPPPGSEDSGCSADEFAWAPPGLSPDQVCQYFSLLPPALVPRLRSPGERHRLRELLRQLPPHDLEPQFCHDLDEAERRELKLFAQRRKRENLGQGSVRPLPLTSEGAVCQQCGAAVRGGALAVFAARAGLGLCWHPRCFRCQQCQQPLVDLIYFCPGDSGGARLLCGRHHGDSVRHRCPGCDELIFGGPCAEAGGRRWHLRHLRCLECEGALDPQTVPGGEGQPLCPPCRARRAHLCDTCGDPIGLQDPHVTHRGQHWHPLPGCFRCAPCGRPLLGRPFLPRGGQIFCSPAANSPGHRSAPRRRSWGGAPPAGWQPRFRRGGPDRHSLPELGAAPRPAPTGPAPTGPAPPPPGLPPSAAEGEGPGPSPLAFIIIIIIIIVITPPTNPGPAPAPAPGAAAWPDPVTCDLWVTSDLCLEPLISGPPGDLLLLTFDLCSPPGPLLLTFDLCPLRALLTFDLCPTSGA